The following are encoded together in the Zingiber officinale cultivar Zhangliang chromosome 8A, Zo_v1.1, whole genome shotgun sequence genome:
- the LOC122012538 gene encoding DNA-3-methyladenine glycosylase 1-like, producing the protein MDGKTLHPIQSTSSSSSPKHLLIPDPSVASSSSSSALPIATLTAASAVSIRPRKNRKVSSSSDASKRVASAAGGLAVRVIPRPLSSDGEIVAALRYLRAADPYLARVIDAHELPTFQCLHPPFHALARSILYQQLAMKAGAAVYARFISLCGGESGVVPEVVLDLTPHQLRQIGVSGRKASYLHDLARKYHSGILSDAAIVAMDDKSLSTMLTMVKGIGAWSVHMFMIFSLHRPDVLPVGDLGVRKGVQLLYGLEEVPRPSQMEQLCERWRPYRSVGSWYMWRLGEVKGAPPLASSNAEDGALDFTSVGGGTISQPQLIDPIQILPSLG; encoded by the coding sequence ATGGATGGGAAGACCCTCCACCCTATTCAAtctacatcttcttcctcctcccctaAACATCTTCTGATTCCCGACCCCTCcgtcgcctcctcctcctcctcctctgcccTACCTATCGCCACCCTCACCGCTGCCTCCGCAGTCTCAATTCgacccagaaagaacagaaaggtTTCCTCCTCCTCGGACGCTTCCAAGAGGGTCGCCTCTGCCGCCGGCGGCCTCGCCGTCCGCGTGATCCCCCGCCCTCTTTCCTCTGATGGGGAGATTGTCGCTGCACTTCGCTACCTCCGCGCCGCTGACCCATATCTCGCCCGCGTGATCGACGCACACGAGCTTCCCACTTTCCAGTGTCTCCACCCACCTTTCCACGCCCTCGCCCGCAGCATCCTCTACCAGCAACTGGCCATGAAGGCCGGCGCTGCCGTCTATGCCCGATTCATCTCTCTTTGTGGTGGCGAGTCCGGCGTTGTTCCTGAGGTTGTCCTCGACCTTACCCCTCATCAACTCCGCCAGATCGGTGTCTCTGGCCGCAAGGCTTCCTACCTCCACGACCTAGCCCGGAAGTACCACAGCGGCATACTCTCTGATGCCGCCATCGTTGCTATGGACGACAAGTCGCTCTCCACTATGCTCACCATGGTCAAAGGCATTGGTGCATGGTCCGTTCATATGTTCATgatcttctcgctccaccgaccTGATGTACTCCCCGTCGGCGACCTTGGTGTTCGCAAGGGGGTGCAATTGTTGTATGGTCTCGAGGAGGTCCCACGGCCTTCACAGATGGAGCAGCTTTGTGAACGGTGGAGACCGTATCGTTCTGTTGGGTCTTGGTACATGTGGAGGCTTGGGGAGGTCAAGGGTGCACCccctttggcttcatcaaacgctGAAGATGGTGCCCTTGATTTCACTTCCGTGGGAGGAGGAACAATATCGCAGCCACAGTTAATTGATCCAATTCAGATACTTCCTAGTCTTGGATGA